A single region of the Raphanus sativus cultivar WK10039 chromosome 1, ASM80110v3, whole genome shotgun sequence genome encodes:
- the LOC108833646 gene encoding uncharacterized protein LOC108833646 encodes MKAEKSPIQTVMSWIRRQPPKVKAFFGVVTAMTVLVFLKVIVHEHDNLFIASEAVHALGISLLIYKLTKEKTCAGISLKTQELTALFLAVRLYCSFVMEFDLHTLLDSATLLTTLWVIYMIRFKLTPTYMEDKDNFPIYYVVVPCAVVSLLIHPSTRHHIINRLFWAFCVYLEAVSVLPQLRVMQNTQIVEPFTAHYVFALGIARFLSCAHWILQVLDSGGRLLTALGHGLWPLMVLLSEIIQTFILADFCYYYVQSLMGGQLVLRLPSGVV; translated from the exons ATGAAGGCGGAGAAGAGTCCGATTCAGACAGTGATGTCGTGGATTCGACGTCAACCGCCCAAGGTTAAGGCGTTTTTCGGTGTGGTTACGGCAATGACGGTGCTCGTCTTCCTCAAGGTCATTGTCCATGAGCATGACAACCTTTTCATCGCTTCCGAGGCTGTCCATGCCCTTGGCATCTCCCTTCTTATCTACAAGCTCACCAAGGAGAAGACTTGCGCTG GGATCTCTCTCAAGACGCAGGAGTTAACGGCTCTGTTTCTGGCCGTGCGGTTGTATTGCAGCTTTGTCATGGAATTTGATCTTCACACGTTACTTGATTCTGCTACGTTGTTGACGACTCTTTGGGTCATCTATATGATCCGTTTCAAGCTTACACCCACTTATATGGAAGACAAAGACAACTTTCCCATCTACTACGTT GTAGTCCCATGTGCTGTTGTATCACTCCTCATTCATCCATCGACGCGTCACCACATCATAAACAGGCTCTTTTGGGCATTTTGTGTTTATCTTGAAGCTGTTTCAGTTCTTCCTCAGTTAAGAGTCATGCAGAACACTcag ATAGTGGAACCATTCACAGCACATTACGTATTTGCTTTGGGAATCGCTAGGTTCTTGAGTTGTGCACACTGGATCCTTCAG GTGTTGGATTCAGGAGGGAGGTTACTGACTGCACTAGGGCATGGATTGTGGCCTTTAATGGTCCTTCTCTCTGAAATCATCCAAACCTTCATTCTTGCAGATTTCTGCTATTACTATGTTCAGAG TTTAATGGGTGGACAGCTTGTTCTTCGTCTTCCATCTGGTGTGGTGTAA
- the LOC108850413 gene encoding protein PXR1, producing the protein MTSDDAKAVKKEEADDDNKSLGSLVKKKPTNANNAGSSASRKLKKDEDDDDKPIKSSLSGSRPKPVKKKEIAEEDDDDKPLSKRNSSAGVVSKEKELKKKKMEKEKEKEEEEAKKKKKEEGDVKKKKEKKVYDLPGQKRDQPEERDPLRIFYESLHKQVPTSEMAKIWMMESGLLPAAEAKKVLEKKLQKTGKLSSPTKSAPSTPRSAPRTGSKSLVAEKKEVKKPSSEALSGKKKGNDSKPTTKKRKKDSDDDDDDFIVSSLSNKKARAK; encoded by the exons ATGACATCGGATGATGCTAAAGCAGTGAAGAAAGAGGAGGCTGACGACGATAACAAGAGCTTGGGTTCATTGGTTAAGAAGAAGCCCACAAACGCCAACAATGCTGGTTCGTCAGCTTCGAGGAAATTGAAGAAGGACGAAGACGATGATGACAAACCCATCAAGTCATCTTTATCTGGGTCTCGCCCAAAGCcagtgaagaagaaggagattgCTGAAGAAGACGACGATGACAAGCCTCTTTCCAAGAGGAATTCATCTGCTGGCGTCGTCTCAAAG GAGAAAGAgttgaagaaaaagaagatggagaaagagaaagagaaagaagaagaagaggcaaagaagaagaaaaaagaagaaggagatgtgaagaagaagaaggagaagaaagttTATGATTTGCCTGGTCAGAAGAGAGACCAACCTGAGGAg AGAGATCCACTTAGGATTTTCTATGAGTCACTTCACAAGCAAGTTCCAACTAGCGAAATGGCTAAGATTTG GATGATGGAGTCAGGGTTGCTTCCAGCTGCAGAGGCAAAGAAAGTTCTTGAGAAGAAGTTGCAAAAGACTGGAAAGCTCAGCTCTCCTACAAAATCTGCACCTTCCACCCCAAGAAGTGCCCCAAGAACCGGCTCCAAATCACTAGTGGCCGAGAAGAAGGAAGTTAAAAAACCGTCGTCTGAAGCTTTGTCAGGCAAAAAGAAAGGAAATGATTCGAAACCAACCACGAAGAAGCGGAAGAAGgattctgatgatgatgatgatgatttcaTTGTTAGCAGTCTCTCTAATAAGAAGGCAAGAGCCAAGTAG
- the LOC108852198 gene encoding uncharacterized protein LOC108852198, giving the protein MQKSRESGFLFCNMCSTMLVLKSSKYAECPLCKTTRNAQDIIGKDIAYVVSDEDIRRELGISLFGEKTQEDTELPKIKKACEKCQHPELVYTTRQTRSADEGQTTYYTCPNCGHRFTEG; this is encoded by the exons ATGCAGAAATCTCGGGAAAGCGGTTTCTTGTTCTGCAATATGTGCTCAACGATGCTGGTTTTGAAATCAAGCAAGTATGCGGAGTGTCCACTTTGCAAAACAACGCGAAATGCTCAAG ATATCATTGGCAAGGATATAGCTTACGTAGTTTCTGATGAG gataTCAGAAGAGAACTTGGAATATCTCTCTTTGGTGAAAAAACACAGGAAGATACTGAGCTCCCAAAG ATCAAAAAGGCCTGCGAGAAATGCCAGCACCCTGAGCTTGTTTACACGACCAGACAG acaAGATCAGCAGACGAAGGACAAACAACATATTATACTTGCCCCAATTGTGGACATAGATTTACAGAAGGTTGA
- the LOC108841276 gene encoding uncharacterized protein LOC108841276 — protein sequence METISVQRSSPGKQVSGMRPFKNPRRRSSRGSLSRSGGSLVIPTNPASSWGSSSAYPPPPSNYSQPPLLPLPRVNSSTLPLQRVNSSRTRVNSSTLPCAQTRATSTETQQKKVNYVESVPRLTRTGSVPVWSNHPRDFPKGFDGYPGPAILLLSPPPSSLPMPKFSIKSKLRCNAEAAGKTDVATDNIRRVLQLG from the coding sequence aTGGAAACAATATCAGTGCAACGTTCGTCACCGGGTAAGCAGGTTTCTGGTATGAGGCCATTCAAGAACCCAAGAAGAAGGAGTTCTCGTGGTTCTCTTTCGAGATCCGGAGGAAGTTTGGTAATCCCTACTAACCCAGCCTCGTCTTGGGGATCTTCGTCGGCGTATCCTCCGCCGCCTTCAAACTACTCGCAGCCTCCTCTTCTCCCTCTTCCACGTGTCAACAGCTCAACTCTTCCTCTGCAACGCGTCAACAGTTCTCGCACACGTGTGAACAGCTCTACTCTTCCTTGCGCTCAGACAAGAGCAACGTCCACTGAAACACAGCAGAAGAAAGTAAACTATGTTGAATCTGTACCGAGATTGACTAGAACCGGCTCGGTTCCGGTCTGGTCTAACCACCCGCGTGATTTCCCTAAAGGATTTGATGGTTATCCTGGTCCAGCAATCTTGCTGCTATCTCCTCCACCGAGTAGTTTGCCGATGCCCAAGTTTTCGATCAAATCGAAGCTTCGTTGCAACGCAGAAGCTGCAGGCAAAACTGACGTAGCAACCGATAACATCCGGCGAGTTTTACAGCTCGGGTGA
- the LOC108844807 gene encoding uncharacterized protein LOC108844807 isoform X1, translated as MPRYFTCPPPVYARNWANGQNLVESTKIERPIIASKKAHRKEKKERKREKNEKTIEHLYLRTKQVCDESEQLERSCLTEEHDKYLSDGSQDSKKRRREASPAVESNIKATPVTGNPLRIRFVFKKPKESEVVVPQVPQEEDLVCSTSGADQPSKISSSVLGHQENLLSPSLESDKTAAILSESKKKKKHKASKESRYCSLFDEPAPPSFSMEEDGSNSDDDWLFSARPKENISTKSIIMKEDVVMDLQKSGESCFPSSQFLSEVGIFSLPYTVLF; from the exons atgCCGAGATATTTCACATGCCCACCGCCCGTGTATGCGAGGAACTGGGCCAACGGTCAGAACTTGGTCGAATCGACTAAG ATCGAAAGACCGATTATCGCGTCTAAGAAGGCGCACCGtaaagagaagaaggagagaaagagagaaaagaatgAGAAAACCATTGAACATCTATATCTACGTACCAAGCAAGTGTGCGATGAATCCGAACAACTTGAGAGGTCTTGTTTGACAGAAGAACATGACAAGTATCTGTCTGATGGTAGCCAAGACagtaagaagagaagaaggGAAGCTTCTCCTGCCGTTGAGAGTAATATTAAag CTACGCCTGTAACTGGTAATCCTCTACGGATACGTTTCGTCTTCAAGAAACCTAAAGAATCTGAGGTTGTTGTCCCTCAAGTACCCCAAGAGGAGGATCTTGTTTGCTCCACCTCAGGGGCTGATCAACCCAGCAAAATATCAAGTTCTGTCTTAGGTCATCAAGAGAATCTGCTCTCCCCTTCTCTTGAGAGTGACAAGACTGCTGCTATTCTTTCtgaatcaaagaagaaaaagaaacataaggCAAGCAAGGAATCACGGTACTGTTCACTGTTTGATGAACCTGCTCCTCCCAGTTTTTCAATGGAGGAAGACGGTAGCAACAGCGATGATGACTGGCTTTTTAGTGCAAGGCCGAAAGAGAATATTTCTACCAAGTCTATTATTATGAAGGAAGACGTGGTCATGGACTTGCAGAAGTCGGGGGAGTCCTGTTTTCCTAGCTCGCAGTTTCTGTCTGAAGTTGGAATTTTTTCATTGCCATACACAGTCCTGTTTTAG
- the LOC108844807 gene encoding uncharacterized protein LOC108844807 isoform X2 gives MPRYFTCPPPVYARNWANGQNLVESTKIERPIIASKKAHRKEKKERKREKNEKTIEHLYLRTKQVCDESEQLERSCLTEEHDKYLSDGSQDSKKRRREASPAVESNIKATPVTGNPLRIRFVFKKPKESEVVVPQVPQEEDLVCSTSGADQPSKISSSVLGHQENLLSPSLESGKTVATAMMTGFLVQGRKRIFLPSLLL, from the exons atgCCGAGATATTTCACATGCCCACCGCCCGTGTATGCGAGGAACTGGGCCAACGGTCAGAACTTGGTCGAATCGACTAAG ATCGAAAGACCGATTATCGCGTCTAAGAAGGCGCACCGtaaagagaagaaggagagaaagagagaaaagaatgAGAAAACCATTGAACATCTATATCTACGTACCAAGCAAGTGTGCGATGAATCCGAACAACTTGAGAGGTCTTGTTTGACAGAAGAACATGACAAGTATCTGTCTGATGGTAGCCAAGACagtaagaagagaagaaggGAAGCTTCTCCTGCCGTTGAGAGTAATATTAAag CTACGCCTGTAACTGGTAATCCTCTACGGATACGTTTCGTCTTCAAGAAACCTAAAGAATCTGAGGTTGTTGTCCCTCAAGTACCCCAAGAGGAGGATCTTGTTTGCTCCACCTCAGGGGCTGATCAACCCAGCAAAATATCAAGTTCTGTCTTAGGTCATCAAGAGAATCTGCTCTCCCCTTCTCTTGAGAGTG GGAAGACGGTAGCAACAGCGATGATGACTGGCTTTTTAGTGCAAGGCCGAAAGAGAATATTTCTACCAAGTCTATTATTATGA